A window from Triticum aestivum cultivar Chinese Spring chromosome 6D, IWGSC CS RefSeq v2.1, whole genome shotgun sequence encodes these proteins:
- the LOC123145053 gene encoding mechanosensitive ion channel protein 6, whose amino-acid sequence MDQVQRKSSLRSYGSAKSLSGSDEQPGLGDRREVVLKIDGNGNGPAPFSVPVGGAAGNAGSNSDAKPTASRTLLTAASSPSKGWDDGSYDFWKNEGGGKGGGPAPRVEDFSFKNRPAQPPTSPQASSPSFSPKQQASAPVEVAEDPPTRLIGNFLRKQKAAGAELSLDLDLEMDDIGRSSHPSLSNSRERETPRVSFKNRQSSSSSSSDSDTAGGRRRAGDDGIRNTSTSTPAGKGPLMRAKTRSRLMDPPPQSPMAPPAVDEERKSFARPPKSGQFPSGRMTGKSGQSPSGRKSGAIGKSGPMEEEEDDPFIDDDIPDDFKRGKLDALTILQWVGLVLIIGALVCSLTIKPLSRKKVWELHLWKWELLVFVLICGRLVSGWVIRIVVFFVERNFVLRKRVLYFVYGVRGAVQNTLWLGLVLASWHFLFDENVQTNTAVLPYVTKVLFCFLVATLIRLVKTLLLKVLASSFHVSTYFDRIQEALFNQYVIETLSGPPLVDEDYVLAEVRELQRAGATIPKELRAALPAKNLSGQKSIRISGLISKGDQSSRQLSKEKKQREIDEGITIDKLHRLNQKNVSAWNMKRLMKIVRFGTLTTMDEQIQQATGEGDESATQIRSEYEAQLAAKKIFHNVAKPGSKYIYLADLMRFMRQEEAIKAMHLFEGAQEHCRVSKRSLKNWVVNAFRERKALALTLNDTKTAVNKLNQMCNVVVGLIVSALWLLILGIATTHFFVFISSQLLVAVFVFGNTMKTIFEAIIFLFVMHPFDVGDRCEIEEVQVVVEEMNIMTTVFLRYDNLKIYYPNSVLATKPIFNFYRSPDMGEGIDFSIHVATPVEKLALMKERILRYIDGKKEHWYPGAMVVLRDVDDTNKLKVSIWLRHTLNFQDMGMRFVRRELVLQEMIRVLKDLDIEYRMLPLDVNVRNVPPLQSTRMPTTWNYA is encoded by the exons ATGGACCAGGTGCAGCGGAAGAGCAGCCTGAGGTCCTACGGCTCGGCCAAGTCGCTGTCGGGGTCGGACGAGCAGCCCGGCCTCGGCGACCGGCGGGAGGTCGTGCTCAAGATCGACGGCAACGGGAACGGCCCCGCGCCCTTCTCCGTTCCCGTCGGCGGGGCGGCGGGTAATGCCGGCTCCAACTCCGACGCCAAGCCGACGGCGAGCAGGACGTTGCTCACCGCCGCCAGCTCGCCGTCCAAGGGCTGGGACGACGGGAGCTACGACTTCTGGAAGAACGAGGGCGGCGGGAAAGGGGGAGGCCCCGCGCCCCGCGTCGAGGACTTCAGCTTCAAGAACCGGCCGGCGCAGCCGCCGACATCACCGCAGGCATCGTCCCCTTCGTTCTCACCGAAGCAGCAGGCGAGCGCCCCGGTGGAGGTCGCCGAGGACCCGCCCACGCGCCTCATCGGGAACTTCCTCCGGAAGCAGAAGGCGGCCGGGGCCGAGCTGTCGCTCGACCTCGACCTGGAGATGGACGACATCGGGAGGTCGTCACACCCGTCCTTATCCAACTCCCGAGAGCGGGAGACGCCGCGTGTCTCCTTCAAGAACCGCCAGTCGTCCTCGTCCTCTTCATCCGACTCCGACACCGCCGGCGGCCGTAGGCGCGCCGGCGACGACGGAATACGCAACACCTCCACTTCCACTCCAGCGGGGAAGGGCCCACTAATGCGAGCCAAGACGCGCTCCCGGCTCATGGACCCGCCACCGCAGTCACCCATGGCCCCCCCTGCCGTCGACGAGGAGCGCAAGTCCTTTGCCCGACCTCCCAAGTCCGGCCAGTTTCCTTCGGGACGTATGACCGGAAAATCCGGCCAGTCTCCTTCAGGGCGCAAGTCGGGGGCCATCGGCAAGTCGGgccccatggaggaggaggaggacgacccgTTCATAGACGACGACATCCCTGACGACTTCAAGCGCGGGAAGCTGGACGCCCTCACCATACTGCAGTGGGTCGGCCTGGTGCTCATCATCGGGGCATTGGTGTGCAGCCTCACGATAAAGCCCTTGTCCCGGAAGAAGGTCTGGGAGCTGCACCTCTGGAAGTGGGAGCTCCTCGTGTTCGTGCTCATCTGCGGCCGCCTCGTCTCCGGCTGGGTCATCCGGATCGTGGTGTTCTTCGTGGAACGCAACTTCGTGCTGCGGAAGCGCGTGCTCTACTTTGTGTACGGCGTGCGCGGCGCCGTGCAGAACACGCTCTGGCTCGGCCTGGTTCTCGCCTCGTGGCACTTCTTGTTTGACGAGAACGTCCAGACCAACACGGCGGTGCTGCCCTACGTGACCAAGgtgctcttctgcttcctcgtcgcCACGCTCATCCgcctcgtcaagacgctgctgCTCAAGGTGCTGGCCTCGTCCTTCCATGTCTCCACATACTTTGATCGGATTCAAGAGGCATTGTTCAACCAGTATGTCATCGAGACACTCTCTGGGCCGCCGCTAGTTGACGAAGACTACGTGCTTGCTGAGGTGCGCGAGCTGCAACGGGCAGGCGCAACCATCCCGAAAGAGCTACGTGCCGCCTTGCCAGCCAAGAATCTTTCGGGCCAAAAAAGCATCCGGATCTCGGGTTTAATCTCTAAGGGAGACCAATCAAGCAGGCAGCTGTCAAAGGAGAAGAAACAGCGTGAGATTGATGAAGGGATCACCATTGACAAGCTCCACAGGCTCAATCAGAAAAACGTCTCGGCATGGAACATGAAGAGGCTGATGAAGATTGTTCGTTTTGGGACGCTCACCACAATGGATGAGCAGATTCAGCAGGCAACGGGAGAGGGGGATGAGTCAGCGACACAGATTCGCAGTGAATATGAGGCGCAGCTGGCCGCCAAGAAGATCTTTCATAATGTGGCAAAGCCTGGATCCAA GTACATATACTTGGCAGACTTGATGCGCTTCATGAGGCAGGAGGAAGCCATCAAAGCTATGCATCTTTTTGAAGGAGCACAGGAGCACTGCAGGGTCAGCAAGAGGTCTCTGAAGAACTGGGTG GTGAATGCATTTAGAGAGCGCAAAGCTCTTGCCCTAACACTTAATGACACAAAAACTGCAGTTAACAAGCTCAACCAGATGTGCAATGTTGTTGTTGGCCTCATAGTGTCTGCTCTCTGGCTTCTTATTCTGGGCATAGCCACAACACATTTCTTTGTCTTCATCAGTTCACAGCTTCTTGTGGCAGTTTTTGTGTTCGGGAATACTATGAAGACCATTTTTGAGGCAATTATTTTCTTATTCGTGATGCATCCTTTCGATGTCGGTGACCGCTGTGAGATTGAAGAAGTTCAG GTTGTTGTGGAGGAAATGAATATCATGACAACAGTCTTCCTACGTTATGATAACCTGAAGATCTATTATCCGAACAGTGTGCTGGCCACCAAGCCGATTTTTAATTTCTACAGGAGTCCTGATATGGGAGAAGGAATTGACTTCTCTATTCATGTTGCCACGCCGGTGGAAAAACTGGCTCTCATGAAGGAAAGAATACTACG TTACATTGACGGTAAGAAGGAACATTGGTACCCGGGTGCGATGGTGGTCCTCCGAGATGTAGATGACACCAACAAGCTGAAGGTATCCATATGGCTCCGGCACACGCTCAACTTCCAGGACATGGGGATGAGGTTCGTGAGGAGGGAACTGGTGCTCCAGGAGATGATCAGAGTGCTCAAGGACCTCGACATCGAGTACCGGATGTTGCCGCTCGACGTGAACGTGCGGAACGTGCCCCCTCTTCAGTCCACAAGGATGCCGACGACATGGAACTATGCCTGA